The following is a genomic window from Halobacterium sp. R2-5.
CGCGGCCTCGTGCACGTCAGCGAAGTGGCCAGCGGCTGGATCAAGAACGTTCGCGACCACGTCAACGAGGACCAGACCGTCGTCGCGAAGGTGCTGGACGTCGACGAGTCCGCCCAGCAGATCGACCTCTCGCTGAAGGACGTCAACGACCACCAGCGCTCGGACGCGATTCAGGACTGGAAGAACGAGCAGAAGGCCGACAAGTGGCTGACGCTGGCGTTCGGCGAGGACATGGCCGACGACCAGTTCCGCCGCATCGCCAACGAGCTGCTCTCGGAGTTCGGCACCCTCTACGAGGGGTTCGAGCAGGCGGCGATTCACGGGTACGAGGCCCTCGAATCGACGGACCTCGACGACGACGAGCAGGAAGCCATCGTCGAGACGGCCCGCGACAACGTCTCCGTGCCGTACGTCACCGTCACGGGGTACGTGACGCTGACGTCGCCCGATTCGGACGGCGTCGACGACGTGAAGGAGGCGCTACAGGCCGCCGAGGGCAACGGCGAGGTGCCCGACGAGGCCGACCTCGACGTGACGTACGTCGGCGCGCCCGAGTACCGGATTCGGGTGCAGGCGCCGAACTACAAGACCGCCGAGGACCAGCTTGAGGCCGCCGGCGCCCGCGCGGTCGAGGAGATCGACGCGCAGGGCGGCGACGGGAACTTCCACCGCGAGCGCCAGCTCGACGAGGAATGAAGTCAGACATCCGGGTGTGTTCGGCGTGGCGCGAGCGCCACGACCGCCCGGTGTACACGCTTTCTGCGGAGTGTCCCGACTGCGGAGCCGACGCCGTCAACAGCGCGCCGGCGCCGTTCGACCCCGAGGACCCCCACGGGCGGTACCGACGCGCTCTTAAGGAGCGCAGCCGCCCCTAGGGTTATGGACGAAATCGACATCGCGTGGGAGTCAGAGCCGGAGCTGGACGACCCCGTGTTCGTCGAGGGTCTGCCCGGCGTCGGGCACGTCGGGAAGCTCGTCGCCGAGCACGTCGTCGAGGAGGCCGACAGCGAACTCGTCGCGCGCGTGCACAGCGAGCACTTCCCGCCGCAGGTCACCGTGGGCGACGACAGCGTCGCGGCGCTCGCGCACGCCGAGATTCACGCCGTCGACACGGAGGGCCGGGACCTGCTCGTGCTCACCGGGAACCACCAGGCCCAGGACAACGTCGGCCACTACCGCGTCAGCGAGGCGTTCCTCGACGTCGCGGAGGACTTCGGCGCGAGCGAGCTGTACGCACTCGGCGGCGTTCCCACGGGGGAGCTCGTCGAGGAACACGACGTCATCGGCGCCGTCTCCGAGGACGACCTCAAGGACCGCCTCGAAGAAGCGGGCGTGGAGTTCCGCAGCGAGGAGCCCGCGGGCGGCATCGTCGGCTCCAGCGGCCTCCTGCTCGGCCTCGGCGGCCGCCGCGGGTTCGACGCGGCGTGCCTGATGGGCGAGACGTCGGGCTACCTCGTCGACCCGAAGGCCGCGAAGGCCGTGCTCGCCGTCCTGGAGGACCTGCTCGGCTTCGACCTCGACGAGGAGGCCCTCGACGACCGCGCCGACGAGATGGAGGAGGTCGTCAGCCGCCTCCGCGAGATGGAGGAGAGCCCGAGCCCCGGCGGCGAGGAAGACCTCCGGTACATCGGCTGACGCGCCGCAGTCGGAGTTGGTGACGGGGGCGGTGCCGTGTCACCTGTAGTGACTCGGAGTCCTGACGGCCGCCAGTCAGAAATGCTCGCCTTCTATCGGCGGTGAATTGGGAATGTGTGGCCTGTACGCCGCAGTCACGCAATCGCCTCGCTCCTTGTGTTACCGGGAGCGCCGCCCGAAAGTGTGGGTTTGATTAGGTTACTCGCAGTCGCGTTTCCGTCGGCGTCCCGCCTGCCGAATTTTAGGACGAATAACATTTTTGCCGGGGGTCGACGTTCTAGCGGGATGTCCCGAAACCACGACGAACCCACTGGCGACGCGGACCGGACGCTCGGAGACTGGACACGTCGAACAGTACTCAAACTCACCGGCGGCGGCGTCGCGCTCGGCGCGTTCGCCGGCGGCAACGCCCTCGCCCAGCAAGACGACGGCGAGGGAGACGGTGGCGGTTCGAGCAGCGGCGAAGAGAGTCAAGAGGACGGAACCGACGACAGCGCGCTCGTCGACGACCTCGTCGACCCGACGTGGGGGTACCCGCTCGCGGCCGACGAAACCGACAGCGTCGGTGTCGAGTACGTCGTCGAGATGGTCACCGAAGAGGGGGACGGCGCGCACGAGAACTTCCCGGCCGACCCGTCGAGCGGCGACTCGGCCCCGTTTGAGTTCTACTTCGACCCCGTCGGCGTCCGACTCGACCCGGGGACGGTCGTCAAGTTCGTCTCGACGGCGGGCGAGCACACCGCGACGGCGTTCCACGAGAAGTACACCAACCCCGTGTTGTCGGTCCCGACGCGGATTCCCGACGACGTCCCCGGGTTCACGTCTCCGCCAATCGTGGGCGGCGAAGCGTGGCTCTACCAGTTCGAGACGAGGGGCGTCTACGACGTCCTCTGTCTCCCGCACCTCGGACTGGGGATGGTGATGCGGGCCGTCGTCTTCGACCCCGAGGAGGACGACGCCGAGGACGACGCGTTCGCCGCGCCGGACGCCGGGGACCTCCCGCCGAACGTCCAGCAGGTGTTCGACGCGCCCGAACTCGATCCGGCGAACATCGTGGACGAGGGGTCGGTCGCGTGGGCGGACCTCACGCTGGGGGGCGAGTAGCCGCCCCGGTGTCGGTCCGCTGACCGCTGGACCTAACCCCGAGTAGCGCGGACTCCGTGGCGTGAGCGACACTCCGTCGTGGCTGACGTTCGGCGAGCGCGCCGCGTACCTGCCGGAGGCGGACGCGCTCGTGCTCGCGGACGTCCACGTCGGCCGGGACGCCGCTTCACAGGTCGAGCTCCCGCTGGGGGAGCGCGCGGACCTCCTCGAACGGCTCGACGCCCTCCTCGCCCAGTTCGAGCCGTCGACGGTCGCCGTCGCGGGCGACCTCCTGCACGTCCGCGGGAGCGTTCCGGACGGCGTCCAGGAGACAGTGGAGGCAATCGAGGCGGCCGTGGCCGACGCGGGCGCCGACCTCCGCGTCGTGCGCGGGAACCACGACACGATGGCAGACGCGGTCGGCGTCGACGCCGAGGAGTGCGCCGAACTCGCGGACGGCACGGTCGTCTGGCACGGCCACGACGACCCGCCCGTGGACGGCGCGCGCTACGTCGTGGGCCACGAGCACCCCGCGGTCGAAATCGAGGGCACCCGCCACCCGTGTTTCCTCTACGGCCCGCGCCAGCACGAGGGCCGCGACGTGGTCGTGCTGCCCGCGTTCACGCGGCTCGCGGCGGGCACGCTCGTGAACGGCCTGGAGCGCAACGACTCGCTGTCCTCGATGCTCGCGGACCCGGACGGCTTCCGGCCCGTGGTCGTCAGCGAGGGGGAGACGCTGGCGTTCCCCGCGCTCGGCGAGCTCCGCGGCCTACTGTAGGTCCGCGGCGACCGCGTCCGCCGCCGCTTTGCCGCTCTCCAGCGCGCCGTTGATGGAGGAGTCGTGGGTGTAGTCGCCGGCGAGGTAGACGGCGCCGTCCGGGTCGCGGACGTCCGGCAGGCGCTCGTGGACGCCCGGCGGCTGGGCGAACTGCGCGAACGAGAGGCGGTCAGTACGGAGCAACTCGAAGTCCCCGAGCGACGCGGCCGGGTACCACGCCGCGAGCGCCTCCCGCGTTCGCGTCTGGAGGTCGCCGTCGGACTCCGGACGCACGTCGTCGCCGGCGCTCTCGTGGCCGACCGTGGTCGCGGCGACGAGCGCACGGCCCTCGGGCGCGTACTCGGGCGCGACGCCGGATAGCGGCGCGACCGTCGTCGGCACCTCCCCGCCCGCGTTCAGGTGGATGCGGTCGCTGTCCGCGAGCGGGTGGCCCGCCGGCACCGCGAAGTACTGGGTGACGCAGCCGCGGCCCTCGGTCGGAACCGCCTCGACGTCCGTGAGCTCCCGGCTCGACTTCGGGTCGGCGGCGACCACGACGGCGCCAGCCTCGACCGTCTCGCCGGGAATCTGCACCGACACGGAGCCGTCCCCGGGCTCGACGCGTTCGACTGGCGTCTCGGTGACGACGCGCGCGTCCTGCCGGACCGCGCGGTCGGCGAGCTGGCGCGTGATAGTTCCCATCCCGTCGGCGGGGACGACGGTCTTCCCCTCGGAGAGCATCTTGAACGTGAACTCGAAGACGCGCTTGGAGGTGTCGAGTCCGGTGTCGAGCGTGATGCCGCCGTAGAACGGGCGGACGAATCGCTCGACGTAGCGCTCGGAGAACCCGCGCGCGTACAGGTGCTGCTCGATAGTCGCATCCGGTTCGGCGAAGATCTCGTCGACGGACTTCGCCTTGAGGTCCGCGCGCAGGCGGAGCGTGCGGAGCTTGTCCGTCGTCGAGACCTCCGTGTTGAGCACGGACTCCGCGAGCGCGGTCGGCTCTCGCAGCGGGTCCGCGAGCACGGAGCGCCGGTCGCCGCGACAGATCGTCGCGCCCGGGGAGAACGCCCGCAGGTCGAGCGCGTCGAAGTCGAGTTCGCGCTTCGCCGCGGGGTAGGCCGTGAACAGCACCTGGAACCCGCGGTCGAAGACGTAGCCGTCGCTGCGCCGCGAGCGCACGCGCCCGCCGACGTCCTCGCGCCGCTCGAACAGCGTCACGTCGAAACCCTCGGCGGCGAGCCTCCGCCCAGCTGTGAGGCCCGCGAGCCCGCCGCCGACGACCACCACCCGGGAGTCGGTCATGTGCGGGAGTTCGCCCGCGGCCGCCAAGAAACGATGGGCTCCAGTCTGGAAGGGACAGGGCTTTTCTCGCCCCCCGCGAAGGCCCACGCATGGAGACGACGCCGGCCTTCGAGGGGCTTCGGTGCGTAGACTGCGAGGAGACGTTCGACCCGGAGGAAGCGACCCACCGCTGTCCGGACTGCGGCGGTATCCTCGATCCGACGTACGACTACGATAGCCTCGACGTCACCCGGGAGACGTTCGAGTCGCGGCCCTTCGACTCGATGTGGCGCTACGAGGAGCTGCTGCCGTTCGCGCGGGACTCGGCCGTGTCGATGGGCGAGGGCGCGACCGCGCTCGTCGAGTGCCCGACGCTGGCCGACGAGATGGGCGTCGGCGCGGTCTACCTCAAGGACGAGGGACGCAACCCGACGGGGACGTTCAAGGACCGCGGGCAGACGGTCGCGATGACCGCAGCCGCCCAGCACGGCGCCAGCGACGTTGCGCTCGCGTCCGCGGGCAACGCCGGGCAGTCGGCGGCCGCGTACGCGGGCCGCGCGGGCATCGACTCTCACGTCTTCCTGCCGTCCCGCGCGGGGTTCACGAACAAGGCGATGGTGAACGTCCACGGCGGCGACATGACGGTCGTCGAGGGCCGCATCGGCGACGCGGGCGCCGCCTACGACGACGCGATGGACGAGCACGACGACTGGTACTCGGTGAAGACGTTCGTGACGCCGTACCGCCACGAGGGCAAGAAGACGATGTACTACGAGACGGTCGAACAGCTCGACTGGGAGGTCCCGGACCACGTCGTCTACCCGACCGGCGGCGGCGTCGGCCTCGTCGGGATGCACAAGGCCGCCGAGGAGCTCCGCGACCTCGGGCTGACCGACGAGACTCCCGCGATGTACGCCGCGCAGGCGGAGGGCTGCGCGCCGATCGTCCGCGCGTTCCAGGAGGGCCGGGACGTCCACGAGCCGTGGGACACGCCGGACACTATCTGTGGCGGCATCGAGATTCCCGACCCGGGCGCGAGCCCGTGGATTCTGGACGCGCTCCGCGAGAGCGACGGCGGCGCGGTCGCGACCAGCGACGAGGAGATTCTGGACGCCGCGACGACGGTCGCGGCTCACGAGGGCCTGGAGATGGGCGCGACGTGCGCGGCCGCGGCCTCGGGCGCGTCCGCGCTCGCCGACGACGGCGCGTTCGGCGAGGACGACACCGTCGTCCTGCTGAACACGGGCACCGCGAACAAGGACGCCGACGTGCTCCGCTCGCACCTCATGAGCAAGGGCATCTGAGGGCGACCGGGCGCTCGGACGAGCGACGAACCGACGTCGGAGCGGTGCGCTCCGCGTGACGGGAAGCGTTTCTCTCGGGTGACTGCACTAACGGGCACGGTGTCCCGACAGCCTCTCGTAAAACGGTCGGCGTGACCGCGAGCGGTCAGGTCGACGCCGCTTCGGGCGTCCGCTCCGCCGAACCCAGCTCTCGCCTGTTCTTCAGCGTGAGCGCGACGAACAGCAGGAGGCCGACGCCCCGGAGCGTCAGGTCCAGCAGTAGCGCGTCGACCGACACCGTGACGCCGACGAGGCCGAGCACGTCGAAGACCGACGTCGAGAGGAGGGCGGGCGCCATGAGGAGGAGCGAGCTGAGCGCGAAGCCCGCCCGCTCGAGCCGGTCGACGTCCGTGTACAGCGTGCCGATGACGGTCGCACCGAGGGCGACGACGCCGAGGAAGACGCCGGCGATCGGCACCAGAATCTCGGGCACGGAGTACGACAGCTCCGTGAGGTCGGCGAAGTTGACCACGCGGTACTGCTCCCGAATCGGCAAGTCGGCGGCGTTCGCCTTCTCCCTGAGGAGGACGATGCCGGGCGCGAGCACGAAGGCGAAGGGGACGATTGCCTTGTTCAGCGACAGCGAGAACGCCTTCACCCCGGTCTCGAACGGGTCGGACTTCGCGACGCCGCTCGCGGCGTAGGCTGCGACGGCCACCGGCGGCGTGATGTCGGCGATGACGCCGAAGTAGAGGATGAACAGGTGTGCGGCCAGCAGCGGGATACCGAACTCCACGAGCGGCGTCGCGAGCATCGAGATGAGGATGATGTACGTCACCGTCGTCGGCATCCCCATCCCGAGGATGATGCTCGCGACGGCGGTGACGAGTAACATCACCACGATCGAGCCGCCGGAGAGCGCGAGCAGCAGCGACGTGAGGTTCGGTCCGAGGCCGGAGACGCTGATGACGCCCGGGATGATGCCGGCGGCGGCGACCGCGATGACGACCGGGACGGCCGTCCGCGCGCCCTCGTCCATCGACTTGACGACGAAGGTGCCGATTCGGAACAGCTGATTCTCGCCGAGGTCGCGGTCAGTGCGCTCGCCGGCCGATTCGGCTGCGTTCTGTACGGTCGGGTTCAGGTCGAGCAACGACGACTGCACGTCCGCGTGGTACAGCATCGTCACGGCGCCGGCGAGCATCGCGTACCAGCCGACGCGCGGGCCGACGATTGCGGCCGCCTCCTCGAGGGGGACGCCCGCACCGCCGGCACCGCCGAGGAAGCCCGTGACCGGAACACCGGCGACGACGAAACTCAGGAGGTCGGCGCCGGCGATGACGGCCAGCGACCCGAACAGGAAGGCACGCGTCTGCTTGCTGTAGGCCGCGATGAACGTGATGAGGGCGACGAGCGCGACGAGCGTGAACCACGCCGAGCGGGACACGGAGAGCCGCTCGATGATGAGGTAGTACAGCAGCAGGAAGATCGGGACGAGGTAGAACCAGCCGCGCTTCAGGTGCTCGCGCATGGTCGCGGTTTCGAGGTCCTCGACGCCGCCGATGCCCTCCTGGACGGCTTTCAGGTGGACCATCACCCAGACCCCGAAGAAGAACACGATCGCCGGGACGGTCGCGAGGATGATGATCTCGCGGAACGGCGTCGCGGTGTACTGGACCATCAGGAACGCCGCCGCGCCCATCACGGGCGGGAGAATCTGGCCGCCGGAGGACGCCGAAGACTCGACGGCGCCGGAGAACTCCGGCGAGTACCCGGAGCGTTTCATCAGCGGGATGGTGAACGCGCCGGTAGTGACTGTGTTCGCGATCGACGACCCCGAAATCGTGCCCATGAAGCCGCTCGCGAGGATGCTCGCCTTCGCGGGCCCGCCCTTGCGCTTGCCGGTCGCGGCGTACGCGAGGTCGATGAACCACTGGCCGGCGCCGCTCATCTCCAGGAACGAGCCGAACAGGATGAAGATGTAGATGAAGCTCACGGAGACCGTCACCGGAATCCCGAAGACGCCGTTCTCCGTGTTGTACCAGAGGTTCTGCACGATGTCCGGCCAGGTCAGCTGGGGGATCGCCAGGAGGCCGAGGAACGGCGTGTCGCCGCTGATGAGGTATCCCCAGCGGGCGTACACGATGAACGTCGCGACGATGATCATCAGCGGCAGGCCGAGCGTCCGGCGAGTGGCTTCGAGGACCAGGAGGATGCCGATCGCCCCGAGCAGCATCGCGTACGAGTACTCACTGATGAAGGGGACGCCGCCGAGGACCGGTTCGAGGAACGGGTACACGCCCGTGACCGGGCGGCCGGACTCGAGCCCGAACACGCGCATGTCCTGTATCTCCGAGAACTCCGTGAGGAAGTACAGCGCGGTGAGCACCGCGAAGCCCATACAGACCACGTCGAAGGGCGTGACACGACTTCGGTCGGGATCGACGAACGCCCAGCGAGCGGCGCCACGGACTCCGTCGAGCGCCCGTGACGCCGGGTTCGATCGGCCCAGCCGCGACGTCGCAGCGTCCATTCCGGAGCCCAGGCGACTGGAGATGCGCCCGTCGCCCATCGACGCGGGGAACATCAGGAACGTGAGCACCAGCGCGAACGCGACGTGGACCGCGTTCGCCTGCAGGAGCTGTAGCCCCACCTCGACGCTGTCGAGGACCGGGATGGGAACGTTGCCGAGTACCGGGAGCGAGATGCTGCCCAGCGCCGGGAGCGGGATTGTGATGTAGAAGCCCTGTGCCGCCAGGAACAGCTGAAACACAGAGAAGAGAATCCCGATCGCCGAGACGGCGAGGGCGGCGAGCCCCTTCAGCGACCGTCGGCGTTCGATCTCGTCGATGAGCTCGTCGGCTTCTTCTCTGGAAAGCTCCGCGTCGTCACCGCCGTCTGGGTTGTTCGTGCTCATAGGAGTACATCAGTTAGCGTCCGTCGTTCGACGTGAATGCGCACGTCACTCGCGTTCGTCTTCGACACCAGGTCAATCCGTCGGTCGTCGACGATCAACGTGTGGTTCGCGATCCGGCCGGGCGAGACCGACAGCGACTCGAGGGTCATGATCGGTTCCGGCGGGTCGTAGACGAACGTTCCGTTGACGTTCGTGACGTTGACCCGTGACGGGAGCCCCCAGCCGTAGGATTCGAACTCCATTCGCGTGTTGGCGAGCGTCCCACCGTCGACGCGATACACGTCGTTGACTGGCGTCTTCTCGACGCTGTGCATGTACCGTAGTTCGACGGTGCTGCCGGTCTCGACGGGCTCCGTGACGTACCGCTCGCCCGTGTCGACGTCCTCGACGACGAGCACTTGGCCGGTCGAGACACCTGCTGCTACGCCGGCGAGTGCGACCAGTAGCGCGACGAGTACGGCGACGACCGCGACCACGAACCGTTTGCGTCGAAGGATTCGGTGAATCACGATGGGAAGTGGAGG
Proteins encoded in this region:
- a CDS encoding translation initiation factor IF-2 subunit alpha — protein: MKYVGWPEEGELVVGKVDDIEDFGVFVDLEEYEDKRGLVHVSEVASGWIKNVRDHVNEDQTVVAKVLDVDESAQQIDLSLKDVNDHQRSDAIQDWKNEQKADKWLTLAFGEDMADDQFRRIANELLSEFGTLYEGFEQAAIHGYEALESTDLDDDEQEAIVETARDNVSVPYVTVTGYVTLTSPDSDGVDDVKEALQAAEGNGEVPDEADLDVTYVGAPEYRIRVQAPNYKTAEDQLEAAGARAVEEIDAQGGDGNFHRERQLDEE
- a CDS encoding RNA-protein complex protein Nop10 gives rise to the protein MKSDIRVCSAWRERHDRPVYTLSAECPDCGADAVNSAPAPFDPEDPHGRYRRALKERSRP
- a CDS encoding proteasome assembly chaperone family protein, translated to MDEIDIAWESEPELDDPVFVEGLPGVGHVGKLVAEHVVEEADSELVARVHSEHFPPQVTVGDDSVAALAHAEIHAVDTEGRDLLVLTGNHQAQDNVGHYRVSEAFLDVAEDFGASELYALGGVPTGELVEEHDVIGAVSEDDLKDRLEEAGVEFRSEEPAGGIVGSSGLLLGLGGRRGFDAACLMGETSGYLVDPKAAKAVLAVLEDLLGFDLDEEALDDRADEMEEVVSRLREMEESPSPGGEEDLRYIG
- a CDS encoding plastocyanin/azurin family copper-binding protein, with amino-acid sequence MSRNHDEPTGDADRTLGDWTRRTVLKLTGGGVALGAFAGGNALAQQDDGEGDGGGSSSGEESQEDGTDDSALVDDLVDPTWGYPLAADETDSVGVEYVVEMVTEEGDGAHENFPADPSSGDSAPFEFYFDPVGVRLDPGTVVKFVSTAGEHTATAFHEKYTNPVLSVPTRIPDDVPGFTSPPIVGGEAWLYQFETRGVYDVLCLPHLGLGMVMRAVVFDPEEDDAEDDAFAAPDAGDLPPNVQQVFDAPELDPANIVDEGSVAWADLTLGGE
- a CDS encoding metallophosphoesterase, which translates into the protein MSDTPSWLTFGERAAYLPEADALVLADVHVGRDAASQVELPLGERADLLERLDALLAQFEPSTVAVAGDLLHVRGSVPDGVQETVEAIEAAVADAGADLRVVRGNHDTMADAVGVDAEECAELADGTVVWHGHDDPPVDGARYVVGHEHPAVEIEGTRHPCFLYGPRQHEGRDVVVLPAFTRLAAGTLVNGLERNDSLSSMLADPDGFRPVVVSEGETLAFPALGELRGLL
- a CDS encoding NAD(P)/FAD-dependent oxidoreductase; its protein translation is MTDSRVVVVGGGLAGLTAGRRLAAEGFDVTLFERREDVGGRVRSRRSDGYVFDRGFQVLFTAYPAAKRELDFDALDLRAFSPGATICRGDRRSVLADPLREPTALAESVLNTEVSTTDKLRTLRLRADLKAKSVDEIFAEPDATIEQHLYARGFSERYVERFVRPFYGGITLDTGLDTSKRVFEFTFKMLSEGKTVVPADGMGTITRQLADRAVRQDARVVTETPVERVEPGDGSVSVQIPGETVEAGAVVVAADPKSSRELTDVEAVPTEGRGCVTQYFAVPAGHPLADSDRIHLNAGGEVPTTVAPLSGVAPEYAPEGRALVAATTVGHESAGDDVRPESDGDLQTRTREALAAWYPAASLGDFELLRTDRLSFAQFAQPPGVHERLPDVRDPDGAVYLAGDYTHDSSINGALESGKAAADAVAADLQ
- a CDS encoding threonine synthase produces the protein METTPAFEGLRCVDCEETFDPEEATHRCPDCGGILDPTYDYDSLDVTRETFESRPFDSMWRYEELLPFARDSAVSMGEGATALVECPTLADEMGVGAVYLKDEGRNPTGTFKDRGQTVAMTAAAQHGASDVALASAGNAGQSAAAYAGRAGIDSHVFLPSRAGFTNKAMVNVHGGDMTVVEGRIGDAGAAYDDAMDEHDDWYSVKTFVTPYRHEGKKTMYYETVEQLDWEVPDHVVYPTGGGVGLVGMHKAAEELRDLGLTDETPAMYAAQAEGCAPIVRAFQEGRDVHEPWDTPDTICGGIEIPDPGASPWILDALRESDGGAVATSDEEILDAATTVAAHEGLEMGATCAAAASGASALADDGAFGEDDTVVLLNTGTANKDADVLRSHLMSKGI
- a CDS encoding TRAP transporter permease, whose protein sequence is MSTNNPDGGDDAELSREEADELIDEIERRRSLKGLAALAVSAIGILFSVFQLFLAAQGFYITIPLPALGSISLPVLGNVPIPVLDSVEVGLQLLQANAVHVAFALVLTFLMFPASMGDGRISSRLGSGMDAATSRLGRSNPASRALDGVRGAARWAFVDPDRSRVTPFDVVCMGFAVLTALYFLTEFSEIQDMRVFGLESGRPVTGVYPFLEPVLGGVPFISEYSYAMLLGAIGILLVLEATRRTLGLPLMIIVATFIVYARWGYLISGDTPFLGLLAIPQLTWPDIVQNLWYNTENGVFGIPVTVSVSFIYIFILFGSFLEMSGAGQWFIDLAYAATGKRKGGPAKASILASGFMGTISGSSIANTVTTGAFTIPLMKRSGYSPEFSGAVESSASSGGQILPPVMGAAAFLMVQYTATPFREIIILATVPAIVFFFGVWVMVHLKAVQEGIGGVEDLETATMREHLKRGWFYLVPIFLLLYYLIIERLSVSRSAWFTLVALVALITFIAAYSKQTRAFLFGSLAVIAGADLLSFVVAGVPVTGFLGGAGGAGVPLEEAAAIVGPRVGWYAMLAGAVTMLYHADVQSSLLDLNPTVQNAAESAGERTDRDLGENQLFRIGTFVVKSMDEGARTAVPVVIAVAAAGIIPGVISVSGLGPNLTSLLLALSGGSIVVMLLVTAVASIILGMGMPTTVTYIILISMLATPLVEFGIPLLAAHLFILYFGVIADITPPVAVAAYAASGVAKSDPFETGVKAFSLSLNKAIVPFAFVLAPGIVLLREKANAADLPIREQYRVVNFADLTELSYSVPEILVPIAGVFLGVVALGATVIGTLYTDVDRLERAGFALSSLLLMAPALLSTSVFDVLGLVGVTVSVDALLLDLTLRGVGLLLFVALTLKNRRELGSAERTPEAAST
- a CDS encoding DUF1850 domain-containing protein gives rise to the protein MVAVVAVLVALLVALAGVAAGVSTGQVLVVEDVDTGERYVTEPVETGSTVELRYMHSVEKTPVNDVYRVDGGTLANTRMEFESYGWGLPSRVNVTNVNGTFVYDPPEPIMTLESLSVSPGRIANHTLIVDDRRIDLVSKTNASDVRIHVERRTLTDVLL